The DNA segment CCATAATTGCATATAGTACATCATATCAATTGGACTTTTCATTCCAAGTTTAGATTTTTGCATAATCAATTGGGTCATAGTCCATCGGATGCCACTTGAAAATGAGGCTAGAAGGCAGATTATAAATCCAAAAATTTCAAATTGTGTAGATTTATAGGTAAACATAAATAAGCCTCCTGATATCATTACTACAATACAGATTAACGACCAACTCTGTAACAAAATTATTTCTTTACTGTACATACATTATCATTTGAGTAATGATATAGAAATTTAGTTTAATTACTTTCTTCtctaatttaaaaaaaagagcAAATCCAAGGATAAAGAtaatagtagtagattttgtcaTAGTATACCTAAACAGAAATATAATTGATTAGTATTACAGTGCAATGATAAATATATTTCATTTTATGTTCAATATAAAGTAATAAATACATACAATGACATGATAATTAATGAAATCGCCCAATTTGATAGACCAACATCAAGGCCACTAGCTATTCCAAGTGGTACAACCATCCTTATTATACTTTGCAAAGGGAGATTTAATTGTTGTTTTTTCCAACATGTTTTAATGCACCTGATTAAAGTGGCTAATAAAAATTTTACTAACAAATGACATATTACCACAACAAGAGGAAAATTAAATCCCTAAAAAATTAATGTATGTCAAGAATAAAATCGAATAACACCACAAAATTTTATAAATCACATTTTCTAACTTACATATGTGTTGTAAAGCCATTGTACATAAAATGTTAAGCCTACAGATAAGACAAAATAAGAAAAGATCAATATGGTGATTTGAAAAGTTTTCTTCCATAAAGGAACTTCTTTCTTGGATAAATTTGAAAATTCTTGGACTGGTTGAAGAAAATAATCTGATGTATCATCTGCATCCTTTGCAATTTGATATTTTACATGTGATCTTGTCATACTTTAAAGAAAAATAATCTAGAAACacaaatttatattaaatatagcaTTACATATTCCTTTCTACAATTTTCTTACAGAAACATGAAAAACCTTTAAATATGTTTGTTATATAACATAGTTGAACGTGGACAATAACTACAGTGGATTATTAATGAAATATTTAGAAAATACTTTTGTAATCTACTATTGCATTTTTCTTTGTTCAAGTAACCAATGTCACATTTTAAGAGAAATTTGTCAACTGTAATACAGAGTGGAGAAAAATACTATACCGATTATCAATAATAAATATGTTGAACGTACCGTTTTGCACTTCTTTAAATACATAAAAGGTAGTAATAAATTTGTGTACTTTTAACTTTTGACATCTGTTATCAAATTGTAGATTTAATAATACAAATAGCCGTACAACAACGAAGACCGAATTATTACATTCATTCTGTAAATTTAAAATGCATACGAAATTACAAACAAAGATGGTAAAACGAAAACAAAATTAAAATACATATCGCAATCGCTTACTTCGATGTGACAAATGATATAAACGTGGAGCCATTTATAAACATAACCTATAAAGTCACAGTGGATACAGATGCGGGAAGTGGTACACCGCGATCTGATAAACATTGCCTTGGAAACTGGAAACACTCTTATCTGTTTTTAATTTACCATTGCGATAAGTTTATTTGCGGTTAACGGACTCTTTTTGTAAATCAATGATTATTAGGTAAACTCAGCACTTAACGTATTCGTGTTtcgaaatattgaaatttattatagtaaattttatctatttcatTAGAATCAACGTTAATTTCGTATGAGATCAATTCAGTGCTGAAATTGATTGTACAATATACATATAAGTGTTGAATACAAATAATGTCAAAATAAGTAAAATGTATTAAATCATACATAAATATTTAACTTTCTGTTTAACACTTTAAGTAAGGATATGAACAGTCAATGGTTATATGTGCTTATTTTTAAGGTAAATTGGCACTAGGTAGAAAGACCACATAAAAAAACACAAATATTTATATCACAAGTTTTTTGTGTATCTTTTTAAAATATTACTGTATTCTTATTTAGTCACAGTGTAAGTTAAATGTATACATATAATTACTTTTTctcttataaaatatatattaaaagAATTAGCAAATGAAATTATTTACTATTTAAATGCAGAGATTACATACTTACATTATATATTACATTCACTTATAAGAGTAAGACAAAGATACTTGTACTATGATTTGAAGACAAACCTCAGATTTAAACTTAAGAAACTTTTAAAATACAAAAATTTAATGTGTATAAGCTAAAGATaatcaaataaaatattacacCATTaatagataaatttcgtatttaAAATCTTATACTTAATTGGATTGTCTTCAATTCATGATATTATCTTATAAAGAGACCATCGTATACAGTAGTTCATGAATACACATATACAGGATTATTAGAAAAACATTATATTACAGTTGACCTGAACATAATTAATTGAATACTTTTATTACACATATATAATCAGCCgcttcttatttatatgttatcTACGGTCATTGCGTCCACCATTTCGGTATCCTCCGCGACCGCGAGAATTAGTTTTTGTTGCAGCAGGAGGTTTTGTCGTTGAATCACCAGAATGTCTCACAGACCCTCCTGGAAGTCCCGAAGTACTACTACTATTTCCACCACTGTTACCATTATTATTATTTCCACTTTTTGTTGTTGTAGAACTACCGGATGTACCACTAACAGGTGTCGTTGAATTTGCTTGAATTGCCTAACAGAATGAAAAGTAATTACATTATTTGCAAAATAAAGCAGAAGCTTATTATTATCCAAAACTAATTAAAAGGTAAGATTGAACAATATTGTACCAATGGTTGCCTTCCAGGTTGACCAGTAATGTTATTTGCATTTCCATTATTTGTGATGCTGTTGTTGACATTACTACCAGGCGGACCAGATCCACTTTGATTGATCAATTGTTGCGCTAAAGCAGGATTTGGTTCGCTCATGTTTAGTTGTTCGTTGATTACCATACAAAATTCACCAATCTTTTGTATATCTCCATTTTTTCCCGAATACAATGTTAAACATTGCCTCCAAACAGATGCGTAGCCTTTGGTTAATCTTACAATGTCACCTGGTACCAAAAGTTGTCCTGGCTCGTCCCAAATTGAAACGTTCATACACGCTGTACTGTCAGCCACTTTAAACGTTCGAACTTCGCGGTTCTCTTTGGTGATAGTAGGATGGCCAACTTCGAGAACAATAAACACTACGTTAATGTTTTTCTGACCCGGCCGTATGTCTTTTATCAGTACGTATTCCATTGTTTTAACAATCAATATACACTTTACACTAGTACACTTTACGAACAATCACTTGTACGTGTGTATTCGAAAATACGTCAGATGTACGTTATTATGTACTTTACTCTGCTGCTTAATTTAACTTCCCTATTGCCCTCGGTATTCGTTTTATATAGTATATTACATCGATTTCTTTCTACAAATACTTAAGATATTACTAGTGAATGTCTAAAGTGTTCAATTGCGTAAAGTAAGAAAGATGTTCATTAGAGAGAGGTAATACGGGTGTTATGCTGTTGGTAGTTGATGGAGTGAATGTCGGCCATCTTATTTTAGTACGTCATGTAGACACCAGTCTCGCCACTGTACTACAATATGCGCGTCATCGAAAGAATCTGGCAGCAGCTGGTTGTAGCATGACTGTGTTGTTGTTACTACGTAGGGTAAACTGTTATATCTATTCAAATTACATATATGTTTACATGTATTTATGTCTAGACAGACGTGATTATCTACAATAGCTGATATACTAGACTTACCTGTGTAGACACGCAATTGTATACAAAATTAACGCGTGCATTAAATGTATAGCTTAAGCATTTAAGTTTCTTTTATATTCTTCTAACACTCGCTAACTACATCTACGAAGAGAGTATAGATTTTAATGTATTTCAACATTATATACAAATACATTTTGGTCTTATTTCAATTAATACCATTTATAAAAGCAATGTAGCTTCGTTTTAACttgaaaacgaaagaaaatgaGCATTTTTCAGCTTGAATCATACGTAGAGCAGAATTTTTTCACAGCTTCTACGATTGTATCGAATAAATGATTTAAAATTTTAGTTCTTTGAGATTTGTTATACCAATCGAGTGTATGCACTGGATCGCCACAAAACGTGTGTTTCATTCATTAATCGTTAAATTAAGAATATCGACGAAAATTCATTTAGTTTTGAATACATATAAATATTATCGAACACAGATAACCAAAAAAGTGTGAAATGAGATATTTTTGATTGATTGATAATATTCATCTAAGAGCAAGTTAATGTCAATACTACACTTTTAGATAATGGACGTGGACGATTCCTTAGATCCAAAAGAATTGAAAGTTACCCTCGAAACGTACAAAAAATTGGCAAACGATTTTGCAAACCATGACACAATCTTGAAGGTAAGAAACTTCTCCCctttaaatttatttatatttcacTTGAACAGTAATTTACTGATTATAGGACAAAACGGTTTTGTCATACGTAGCATACGTCTTAGAAGTACCCGATTTGGAAATAGTTAACTTGGGTTTAGACATTTTGGAATTGTTTGTTAAAAATGTGGACAATTATGTACATATAACCTCTACTTTTGGGGTTCGTGAAGCATTGGATGCAATTATAAATAAGTACAATATAGATGAGCCAAAGATATCTAAGCGAGCGGAATGTATGAAGGATGATATAGAAAGAATGAAACCACCAATATATAATTTAAGAAGTAGGTGTAGAAGAGTTATAGAGCCTAAAAAGTTGAAGACTCATGTAATTGTGTTACATGTTCATGGTTTGTTACCGGTAAATATAAATCATATGCGTGCATTTTAATTTTGcttatttaatatttcatacTACTTGTACATATGAAATAGGAAACCCGTGCAGAATTAGAGGCGATACTAATAAGAATCAATGGATTAGTTTCTCTTGTAGTTGATGTAGAACACCAACGTGTTACAATGCGTACTTTAAGTTATGTCACAGCTAAACAAATCGCTGAAGCTATTCAAAAAAATTCAGAGACCATGGAAGCAAGATTAGTGACAAGAAATAAACTTAATCAAGAGTATCTTGTTAAATTGGTAAGTTTAATATGCAATAGATTTTCCAAATTATAAGCTTGACATAAGTTGAAATATGCTATTGGTaacaaatattataatttacagGTTTATACAGGAAATAATGGTGATGCTGAGGATATGCCAGATTACTTACCCGAAGAGGATGAGCAAGAAGATGAAAAGGAAGGAGTTGTGTCATTACTTACTGGATTAAGGCAAAGTGCTTCATCCTTGTACAAATCCACTGCAGAATTTCTTCATAACTCATTTTACTGGTAAATTTATAATCCCTAGCATATTAACTATAATTTTTTATTCTATTGCCAACAAACGATTTAATAAAAGTAGGAAATATTAAAAACTGTAATTCTACAAAAAAAAGATTTGTTaactaaatttatttaaaagtaactTTTATGTAATAATGATCCGATAATGtagtatttttcaatttttacctAT comes from the Xylocopa sonorina isolate GNS202 chromosome 1, iyXylSono1_principal, whole genome shotgun sequence genome and includes:
- the LOC143430720 gene encoding armadillo repeat-containing protein 1 isoform X2, which encodes MDVDDSLDPKELKVTLETYKKLANDFANHDTILKDKTVLSYVAYVLEVPDLEIVNLGLDILELFVKNVDNYVHITSTFGVREALDAIINKYNIDEPKISKRAECMKDDIERMKPPIYNLRSRCRRVIEPKKLKTHVIVLHVHGLLPETRAELEAILIRINGLVSLVVDVEHQRVTMRTLSYVTAKQIAEAIQKNSETMEARLVTRNKLNQEYLVKLVYTGNNGDAEDMPDYLPEEDEQEDEKEGVVSLLTGLRQSASSLYKSTAEFLHNSFYW
- the LOC143430720 gene encoding uncharacterized protein LOC143430720 isoform X1: MLLVVDGVNVGHLILVRHVDTSLATVLQYARHRKNLAAAGCSMTVLLLLRRIMDVDDSLDPKELKVTLETYKKLANDFANHDTILKDKTVLSYVAYVLEVPDLEIVNLGLDILELFVKNVDNYVHITSTFGVREALDAIINKYNIDEPKISKRAECMKDDIERMKPPIYNLRSRCRRVIEPKKLKTHVIVLHVHGLLPETRAELEAILIRINGLVSLVVDVEHQRVTMRTLSYVTAKQIAEAIQKNSETMEARLVTRNKLNQEYLVKLVYTGNNGDAEDMPDYLPEEDEQEDEKEGVVSLLTGLRQSASSLYKSTAEFLHNSFYW
- the LOC143430862 gene encoding SOSS complex subunit B homolog; amino-acid sequence: MEYVLIKDIRPGQKNINVVFIVLEVGHPTITKENREVRTFKVADSTACMNVSIWDEPGQLLVPGDIVRLTKGYASVWRQCLTLYSGKNGDIQKIGEFCMVINEQLNMSEPNPALAQQLINQSGSGPPGSNVNNSITNNGNANNITGQPGRQPLAIQANSTTPVSGTSGSSTTTKSGNNNNGNSGGNSSSTSGLPGGSVRHSGDSTTKPPAATKTNSRGRGGYRNGGRNDRR